Within the Populus trichocarpa isolate Nisqually-1 chromosome 14, P.trichocarpa_v4.1, whole genome shotgun sequence genome, the region CAATGGATCAATTCTCccctcaatttgttttgaaactCAGGGCGGTCCAAGCCAAAGGTCATATAGAACACGGGTCAACCTATTGAGTAGAGccaagtttttaaataattgcttTCCAGATACGGTTCTTCTAGTTTAGTCACTACCTTagatcatgagtttgaaaagttaatatggGTTGACAtcgttttcttttccaattacatccttcaaagttgttcgttttaaaaaataaactttgttatttttttagttttcttttcaattaagttATTCTTATCTCATGTTCTAAGTAAGAGGTTTATCCGCGTgattgattctttttaaaattaaactttgtttttttatatgtattttttttattggattatccTGTCCGCATGATACTACTCATGAGTTTTGACAacctcattttattttgttggcattttattttttaatattttttttcatgatttcattattttacaatttaatttctagggtttgattttttttctattaagtggagtgatttatttttcattcattaaaatataataacagtAATTTagcatcaatttattttatacgaCAAATAAATTAGCCCAACACGGTTCATCAATATAGTTTAATACTAAATGGAATGCATCAATACTAAAATACTTATCTCTTGACTATACAAACACAACCGTTCCCATGTTATTCCATAAAATCTAGACTacacacaaattaatttttttttaatgaatattttggtCGAATGCTAATGTGTAGTATACTAGCATATCCTAAAATcccactcttctttttttcttttattgtgcgGGACTGACCACCATGAAATCGCTGTTGCTCAAGCACTAACCAATCAATCAAACGAACaagtctaagaaaaaaaaaagtcaacaaatcaaacattaacAGGCTTGCAGAGGAACATGAGAGACGATCCGGACGCATCCCCGCCACCACCGAGTCTCCCAAGTCTCTCATAATAATCAACACAGAACAGAGAGAGCGAGAGCTGGACCTCATCCCGAGTCCACACCCTCCTGACCCGGTCCGAGTCACCAGCAAGCCTCAATCGGCCCAGTCGACTCAGCACGGGCCGCACGCACACCATGTACAGCCTCTTGTAGCCACCGAGAGCCACGACGACGGGGCGGACGCCAGAGGAGGGAGGAGGGGAAACGTGGCGGAAGCACAGATGCTCCCAGAGAGAGTCGTTGCGGGCAATGGTGCACCAGAGACGGCAGACACAGGCAGAAACACAGAGAGAGCGGCCGTCGAGTCGTTTCAGGATTTCCAAAAGAATGTCTACGTGGTCATTGATGCAGAACTTGGGTCTCTTCTCTTTAACATTGTCTTCCATTAATGATGATGAATACGCGTAATTCTTGGGTGGTGTAGGGTTTTAGTTTCAgcggagagaaagagagatgtaGTTTATAAGGAAATAGAAGATGACTGTTATTAATTCAGGGTGAGAGAGAATCAAAGTGGGTTTAAATAGTAGTTGAGGTAAACCTAAACGTTCCCTTGCAATGTGATTTTGTtgaaatagaggaagaaaaatgGGAGTAGGATGGTATCGATGGGAGAGGAGAAGGGGCCAAAGGAAAAGGTCCAAGGCAAAGGAACTGGAACCAATGCTTTgcccctctctcttttttttgaataatatattgttttggaGTACTTAAAAGAGTATTTCTTGTTTGTTGTTTGCGTTGTTTTTGCTGTTGTTTCCATGTATCGAGACTTTGGCATAGAGCCGTTTGCCCGTTGTGAAATCACCAACTTGTGCGAGAGTACTGTTTACATTTTCCACGCCCACAGTCTGTCTATACGGTGTGGTCTCTAGCTTAGCCTAAAGGCAACTCTATATTGTACGTAGCTTACACCAAGGTAGTGAGCCATTTGAGTAGGGGCTGCAGGAGGCCtcaattttgtcattttcaGTATAGTTTTAATCTACAGCTGGGTGCGTACGCGATATACTGTGAATTATACTTTTATTACatgtcaaaaaagaaaaaaactttctaGCAATTTAGAACCACCACAATGGTGTTGCAGCCAGGTTAGCTACGAGTAATCACAACCTCTAATAATTCAAATGATTAATTAAGGCATCTCGTGCGGTGGCCAAAGCAAAGTCAGAGCTTTCGGATGAGGATCTGGTTGTATCTACTTGATTGTCTTTTGTCACAGAAAGGAAACCCCAATTCCTTTGAGACAGAAAGCACATAATATAATATCAAGAAGACAGAGGGTTGAGATTGACATTAGATCTTGTAAAGGCCCTGTGGGGATGAGCAGTAGTTCCAGGCACCAGTAACCCCACATATAATTTAGAGAGAAGATTCATGCTTCATaggttgttttgttttgtttgtttcgGATTTGCTAGTCTTGCTGGGCCTTATTAACGCACAAAAGCTGATCTTGATCAGAAAGCAGTCCTCTGCCACCATGccctctttgtttttatttatttgcctAAGCAAGGCTTGATAATTGCTAAATAACAAGACGAGACACGTGAAGTCCTCGCAAATTTCGTATTTTCACCGATTCACTCGACGACTATCATTTGTACTTTGTGGTTGTAAAGTATTTGCCACTTACTACTAGGTCAACCTGTACAGAGAAAAAGCTCTcacatttctatgaaggaaaGGAGACTAACCATGCCATACTTTCTTTCACATTTCCAAACATCTATGCAGTGTACGATACCCACAACACCACACTCTCCTGCATGCACATCGACCATTCACTGGAGAGACTGTATATGCGCGCCTGGGAATTTGATGCTCAATAAATGTCTGTTGTATCGTAGCATCCTATCCTATTGTGTTaaagggttgtttttttttaacacaggGCATGATCAGGAGTTCATTTCTCaacctttctaaaaaaaaaaaattcagcaaaaCTTTCTGCTCAGACTTACATGGATgtcatgtttctttttataatggAGTGGAGCATATGTTCTCACTTGGCGTTAAGCGATCAGATCAAACTTCAAAGTAGCACCTGATCTTCAGGTACGCATAACAatagtaaatatatattttataggcAATAAGAACAAGGCAAAGAAACAAGTAGATAAAAGGTAAACAGAACAGGAACTCGAAAAGCAAACAATGAAATTACAGCCAGCCCGCTCTAATGATGTCTCCTCTTCCCTAACTGCTCTCTTAGCTTGAAGTGAGTGATCAGGGAATCTAGAATCCTCATTTTTTCCCCAAAACTTAGCCAGAAATGCTTGTATTTCTCCTTTCTCCTTCATGGGGTTGGAGACTTTTGCGCATTCCTTTGTTTTTTGGGGTGCTTTTGGAAGGAAACTTCTAATTCAAGCTCGCAAATGATCTTAGCACATACTGCCAAATATTATCTGATTAACTCTGACATCAATGTCTTTTTACCCATCTTGGTGTTTTCATGTTGCATCTTGtaattggattttaaattaGCACTAACCAGTTATCCACAGGTAGTGTTTgttcacacacaaaaaaactagaactaaaaataaataaataaataaataacccgtgcataataaaagaaaaaaaaaagtgttagaaAAGGTCTTCAGTTTATGGAAAGAAAACCAAGTTCATATATCTCCAAAATAGACATGGTCCTCGCCTGTCTGTTAATCTTTTTGAACACTTGCGTGGAAGTTTCATTgtaaacttatttttctttttaggagGTAGAGATTGTGTCCAAATGTTAAACTGGTTTCAATATATATTCCTagtaaagaaataattaaataaaataataaaaataaagtattatcCTACATGGCATcatcataatgaaaaaaaaaactccaaaattataagaaaaaaagataaacaccTAGAAATTATTCAAATGCCTtgagatttaatatatatattgggatGTGTAACAACAAATTCAAGAAGAAGTATAAATATGTTAAATGATGTTTCTACCAAAAATATGCACAACTTATTCAAACATTGAATTAGGTTGAGATTTGACATAAAGGCCTTATTACATTGTCATTATAGAACAGAACATTCctatacttggatttttttttcctaattatttAGGATTTCTTTCTGGttagattttagaattttaCTTGGTTTGGGTTTCATTACTCATGTCAATTCTAGCTCTTACATAAAAAACactgtgttatttttaaaaaaagattgattatttagattatttataaaccttgacaaaaaaaaaaaaatagttttggtaGAAGATTTAACAAAAATTAGTCATATTTGGtagaaaattaaagggaaagtGTAAACCTCGTGATAAATAGAATCATttccaaccaaaaaaataataaattaaaagtaaattttttattatcaggGGTGAAAATTCCCATTTAATTAGCGTATGacctcaaaaaattaaaaaattacaagaaaaataccGATGGTCAGAGATTTAATAGAATAACAAGTATGATATTTAAACTAGTGGCATTTTCATGactagatgaaaaaaaatatcttccctCCTTTTTATTTAAGGTCGGCGATATCAATGGGAGAAGGAGAGGGTTAtgagagttttttctttctttctttattttttttttgaaatcaaatgagATGAAATGGTGGTGGTCTTATGTGATtcccatatatataaaaaattctagcTTGAAAATCCTAGAGAAAATTTGGAGGATTTTGTGTTgctagagagagaaaggttGGAAAGTGAAGGAATGAGAGATTTTTGGTCTCTTCACCAAGAACTCATTAACTAGAGTTAGATTAGTAAAGGTAATGAGtttaatttcaattcttttcttgaataaggggggggggggggagccataaaattttaaattgtaggGTTTATGGAATTTTAAGTATGGAATTGGTAGTTTGACTAAACCTTTGATTGATTGGTGTGGGAAATTTTGTAATAggaagtaaatgaaaaaaacttaaacgAATTATAGAGTTTGAGACATTAAAGTGAATTTTAGGGGAATTGAGAATTTGGCTATTGTGttgattatgatattttaataatattgagaATGCTTAAAATGAGTTTTGACTACTATAATGTGGATTGCTAAAAGCTTAACTTattgttgttatattttaaaatgaaaaaagtatGGAAAACTCATTAGATTTGTATATTTTAGATGTGATGATGTTGATTTATAGATTTAAGGTTATTGTGGTTCTTGTAAATGAGTTACTATATGATTGAACTATTGTTGATTTGGATTGAGAAGGTTGGGCATGTCCAAATGTCAATTATATGATAGTTTAAATCCAATGCCTACCATGTGTTTCATAAAATGTTAGACATGAATTTTTGTCGATGGAAAGCTTAAACATTTAGACattaaaatttatcaacaaaaattttagatatttagagcgtgtttgacagtgtggttgcgggtgcttttcaaataacttttcatgccaaaatgcatgccaatgatgttttttcattttttaaaaatcatttttgacatcaacacatcaaaacgatccaaaacatacaaaccatattaaattttagtaaaaaaaaaaaattcaaaatttttgggaacacagccgcgttcccaaacgttctcTTAGACATTAAAATTCATCGATGAAAAGTTTAGACATTGAGTTTAGTTgacaaaataattagatattgaATTGGATTATGTAAATGGTTGACATAATGTGTGGATATTGAATTGTATTATGGAAAATGATTACACATAATGTTTAGATATTTAATTGGGATATGAAATTAGTTGACAAAAAGCTTAGACATTAAGCTTAATGGATAAAATGTGGGGACATTTAATGAACTACGAAAATAAATGACGAGATGTTTAGACATTTAAAGTAAATGTGAAAATATATGATGAAGTGAATAAGTAAGTGTGCTGATTGGACCAAAAAGCTTGAGTACTAATTCAAGATGTGTTATTGTAAATTTCAGGAGGGACATCAGAAGTGGTACTCGTAGAGGAGCACACTCTGCACAAACTCTAGGTTTCgtcacctttttcttttattttaagaactgtttttgtttaattatgtaattatgaATACAATGTGAGTAAGCGAATGACAAATCGATAAAAGTAAGCAATTACAAAATAAAGGTGAATATATGAATATGATTCCGATATGAGGAATGAGTGCAAGAAAATGATGAGTAAATTAAGTACGATGTACGAAAgtgaaaatgatgaagaaacaAAGTACGATATGTAAATATGAAAACAATGAGTAAAATTAAGTATGTGATGTGAATGTGAAAATGATACCTTATAAAATATGCCTTCAGGGTGAGTAAATGGTATCAAATGAAATATACATTCGGGATGGGAAAAATAATACCTTATAAAATATGCATTCAGGGTGGGAGAATGGTATCAAATGAAATATGTCAATGAGGCAGGAAAATGATTTGTAACTAGTTAGCTATAGTGGCGAGGACTATAATGTTAAAATACATTAGTCGCAATGACGAGGACTATAATGTTAAAATACATTAGTTGCAATGACAAGGACTATAATGAGAAAATAAGCCGGTTATACTAGCAGCAGACTATTTTGAGGAAATCTATGTAGGTCGCATGATCGGATGCTATATTAAAATCTAAGTTGATCAAATGAGTAGGGGTTATTTTAGAAATCTAAGCCAGCTCTAATGATAAGGGTTATTATGAATATTAGGCTAATCATAATAGTAGGGATTAGAAAATGTCTTGAAGCACAAGATCACGACCATGGaaatgaatcaataaatatggTTTATGTAAAACACATTATAAATTgtcaaaattgatcaataaGTGTAGGGATGCTGTAAGCATAGGCCACAAGAATGATAGTATATTGATAAATACACAATAGATATAAAGTATAGGTTACGAGTATTGAAATGTAATAACGAATACGATTGAGGGGACACACGGGGTCGATGATTATCTGAATAGAATAGTGAATTCAAACATCTTAAAGCATGAACcgtgattaaaaaaatggtttgatgAATCCCATGATTAAATTAATGCCTGAGTTAAAGAGTATTAAATTGAGTAAATGAATAAGGTCAGCTTTAAACATAAGTCACGATTATGAACCCATAACCGAAGTTAAGCATGAGTTAAGTGTATTGATTGGGGGTCAATGAAACCATAACTGAAGTTAAATATGAGTTAATTGTAATGATCATGGTTAATGAAACCATAATCCAAGTTAAGTAAGAGATAAATATACTAATCATGATTTATGACCATATATTGGGGTCAAAGCCTGAATTATGAGTATTAGATAAGATTGGTATAAACCACCTATGAAAGGTATTGAGATGATTTGACAAATGAGGTTAACATAAAGCATGAGCTGTGATTATTGTAATGAGTAAATAAATGTATAATTGATATAAACTACAAGCTAGGGGTATTAAAATGATTAgatgaaaacaattaatttaaagtacgagctatgataattaaaataaattgaaacatcTTTAACCACCCTTTCAGTACTTGTTTGCTATCCACTACCACACATTGTTTCCCATAATTCTAACCAAATCCACTATAACTAAGCACATTTATTGCAGTTTGACATTTCCTCTTCAACCTCTTATGATTGTTCTAGTGATGTTTTGCAATAAGACCACAtccaataaaattttcattcatcTGAGTTGTAAGTTTTTCAAATATTCTAAGTTAAAATTGACATGTATTAGCTCTAAACCCTCAACTACCATTTCTTCAAGGGAAAGCCTACGGAGTCGAGCTCCTCCCATGAAGTCATGTGCCTAAGTATATTGAATGAGGCCTTTTAAGGGTCTTTTTTGGGCCTAttaaatttaagtttattagctataaagaatttattatatatagataaaGAGGATTAAGTTTCTTGtggaattctattttttattaaaaaaataatatgaaataaaataaaataaaatcattgccTATATCTACATGAGAAAGAGATATGAATGAGAAACTTTTAGCGGCAAAACTTGAAGGTTGAGGAGTTTAGATTAGATAACCCATATATAATACAATCCAACTAGTAAGTAACTTACCTTTCTAATTAGTAATAACACTGAAATAAACAACCATGTACATGTTTATTTTATGGAGGGTAGTTTTCCTACAACATTAATAGTGCCAAGTTCCAATTTTTTAtacaaagcatttttttatgcttttctcATACCGTGAcactttaattttcataaataagcTACTTATCCATCTAAAACTCTAGGATGTGaactctatgatttttttttaatgatgtttattttgCTCATAAGCATCACTCCAATTAGCTTTAGCTAATGATTTTTTGTGGTAAatcttgttttaataattttcagcAAATAAGACATCTTTTCCATGAATATcatttaacaacaacaacaacaacaattgttttacctttcaataaaaaaaattgagattaacTTTGTAAAATAGTTATGAATATACATAAAATCAAAGGCCATTATAGGtagaaagaaacaaagattaataaaaattgagttatatTGGAGGAATGCAAAGaatgtattatttattaaaaaaaacccttaataaTAACCatctattatttataaaattaaaataagagaaCTTTAGAGATTAACCTTCAACCTGTCTTTATTGGTAGATGCACTTAATTGAAGTAGGAagagtgatttaaaaaattaattaaaaaatagaatttttcgTGGAATTATCgatcaagaaaataaacagGATCGTTGTGGCTATCCAActtaaaatgaataatattagggataattttgaaattaaattttttttataggataaaaaaaacattcatctcgTATCTTTCCAGtttcaaaataacaaattgttttaaaaataaattaaattttatatatcttcaTATTTATCTttctaactaaacatgttaatattgctttgtgtttaagaaatatataatcattaatcaAGCTTACGTGTGTTCCGATAGACCTAATTTACAAGTGACgcatcaaatataattttcaaggaATTGGAAACGTTAAAAACCATCGTTAGttatagaaagaaaacatagaaaaaaaaaataataataaaaaaaagaaaacatagaaaaggaaagaaagagaagatgcTTTTGACCATTTATCACTTATCAACACGTGTGAGTACCGATTCGATACCACCCAAACAACTAGCCAACATATCATAAGGGGCAGCGATTGACGCCTTAGCCCTTATCTACTTATCCGGAATTTCAGGCCTGTTGTGTCGTTTACGCATCGAGCTAATTAAGgcatcttgtattttttaaagtatattttatttaaaaatatattaaatattattttttatattttaaaaattatttttgatattaacatagtAAAACGATTTGAaagtatgaaaaaattaatttaaagtaaaaaaaataaaaaaaaataatttttttaaaaatatttttaaaacacaaaaacaaacgagTTTTTAAAAGAGAGAGGTTGAAGTTGTTCCCTACATATGATTACAAGAATGACCTcgctcaaataaaataaaatcattctagaattttatttaataatttaaaattttaaagtaaaagcattttatatttaatgataaaatagtaaaaaatcaaattatatttcgACAATTGGATGAATTTACAATTCTAAAACTCACATAACAATTTAAGATGTACAAGTTTTTTTCTGTGCAATGCCGTGaagtaattttaaatatttattttaatttagtcatgttttaattaaaatagatatttataagaaatacaacaatttaaaatataaagaaaaagtatattttgttcatttattgtttttacaaaaatattttttattagtagcaagttgtttgaataaaaagttaaaataaatattcataaaatattaataattttaattaagataaaaaaaatgtatctctTCAATAAAAACCACATTtccttattcatttttttttgttttgataaaaaaatcataaaagcattgtttataaataaaaacttactatgatttgaaattaaattttaataaaaaaatataaacaaattatgacTCGATAATTCATATATGATAGTagggaacaaaataaaaaaatagttagttTGAGATAATTatgtaagaaaattataataaaaaaaatcacattgaatattcatgagcatatgtttttttttaaatgcatattaggtttatatataatacttcttaaaataattgttaatattaccataaagattataattttatttgaaaactatggcgaaattagaaaatattttaaatatcattttaattattatatttattgtgaatcttattaaaaaaaacaaattgaaaggtaatataaaaaagataaggtGACTAGACTTAAAAAGATGGATGGCACATGAATATTAACAGCATGTTGggctcaaaaaataaaaaaaaaacacaagagcgTATAGGCTCATAAGATCAGGCTTGTCCGCCTAGCTTTTTTTAACGAATGGATGACACTTTGtttgttctaatttttttttaataagatagaCGACACATTGTTTATTAATTCAAACATTGGTCATTTTCAATGGTTGAAAAGTCAAGATCCTAGATCTTGAATttctaaaactcaattttaacttgttttcacTAAAACAAATCTTAGAGACCTCATTAAATcctttttaaactaaaaaaacatcgtGCAATTGgtctaaaaatctaaattaaattgaataaaaaaacttttcaaaccccaatttactttttttcaacaaaattaaaaattcaaaccacCTCCATGGAACTTCTCTCTACAAGTCGAACCAATTTACACCAAGATCTATTTTTTCGTGGCTAAAATGTGTCCGTCCGAACCCTTTCTctctccatttatttttaagtaattttctctctcttccatcACTACTCAAGGACTGAAACGTGAAAAAAGTATGAAGTTTAggattgaaatgtaaaataaataatgcataaactaaaattttaggGACCAAACTGGATTTCAACTCCTTTTGAATAATgggatatatttatttatttattttgatcattgttatttcaaattttttttattttaattctaaatacaattttgtcaaattgatcGTTAATGTGTTGGACCTTAA harbors:
- the LOC7456001 gene encoding F-box protein SNE produces the protein MEDNVKEKRPKFCINDHVDILLEILKRLDGRSLCVSACVCRLWCTIARNDSLWEHLCFRHVSPPPSSGVRPVVVALGGYKRLYMVCVRPVLSRLGRLRLAGDSDRVRRVWTRDEVQLSLSLFCVDYYERLGRLGGGGDASGSSLMFLCKPVNV